In Gemmatimonadaceae bacterium, the sequence CGAGATGACGAGCGACGGCGGCACGCCCACGGGAGCCGTGACGTACACGCTCTCGGCCACGCAGATCGAAACGCTGCGCCTATTGCTCGACGCCGAGGCATCCGAGGAGCGCGACCGATTGGGGCGATATCTGCCCGTGCTGGCCACGATCGGCTCGGCGAGCCCGCTGATCGGGCTGTTCGGCACCGTGCTCGGCGTGATCCAGGCGTTCCTGGGGATTGCGAGCAAGGGATCTGGCAACCTCGGCGCCGTGGCGCCGGGCGTGGCCGAAGCGCTGATCGCCACCGCGGCGGCGCTCGCCGTGGCCATTCCGGCCACGTTCGGCTACAACATCTTTGCCCACAAGTTGAACCGGTTCGACGGGATGATGGAGAATTTCGGCACCGCCGTGATCGCGCTGCTGGCGCGCGAGGGGCATATCTAACATGGCCCGCCGCCGCCATCGCCGGCTCGAACTCAACGCGGACATCAACGTCGTGAGCCTCATCGACGTGATGTTGCTGCTCTTGGTGATCTTCATGATCACGGCGCCGATGATGCAGGGCGGATTGGACATTTCGCTACCGAAGGCTGAGGCGCGGCCGATCACGTCGAAGAGCGGCATGACGATCACGGTGACGCGCGACGGCACCATCGCGGTGGACGATGGGACGCCGATGACCTATGCCGAGTTCCGCGCGGCGTTCCAGACGCTCGCCAAGGACCGCGCGGCTCAGGGCGTGTACGTGCGTGCCGACCAGCGCGTGGACTACGGGTTGGTGGTGCAGGTCCTGGCCGTGGTCAAGGCGGCCGGCGTTCAGGACGTGGGGCTGGTGGCCGAGCAGGAGCAGGTGCCCTGACGTGAGCAGTCGCACCGCCGGGCCCACGCTCACACTGCCTATCGGGGCGTCGGTGCTGCTGCACGCGGCGGTGATCGCGGCGCTGGTACTGCTGCGCCCACCGCCCGCTCCGGTCATGCCGCCGGTCTATCGCGTGAATCTCATCGCCGCTCCGGCCGGTCCTCGCGCCATCGGCACCGTGCAGGAGAAGCCGGCGGTGGAGCAGCCGAAGCCGGTGATTCCGCCCAAGGCGAAACCGACGCCGAAGCCGGCCAAGGTGGTCACGAGGAAGGCCGCGAAGCCGGCCCCGGCTACCAAGGCCGCCACGCCGGCTCCCTCCGAGGTGAAGACCAAGCCGGCCAACGCGAAGACGCCGGCCGCCGGCGGCGGCCCCGAGGGCGGGAAGGGCGCCGATGTGGCCACGGTGCACACACCGGGGATCGACTTTCCGTTCCAAGGGTACCTCGACAACATCGTCCGCCAGATCGCGCTGCGGTTCGACGCGGGGGGGGCCGGGGCGCTCACGGCCGAGGTGGCATTCCTCATTCATCGGGACGGCACCGTGTCGGACTTCCGGTTCCAGAAGCGGTCGGGTTCGTACGCGTTCGACCTGTCGGCGCAGGGCGCGATCGACGCCGCCGGGGGGGCACGCGCGTTCGGCGCGCTTCCCTCCGGGTATCCGAATGACGTCTTGCCCGTGATCTTCACCTTTGACCCGCGGATCATCCATTGATCAAGGCTTCCGTTTCGCTGGCCCTGGCCCTCCTATGCTTTGCCGTGCCGCTCGCCGCCCAGGACACGACCGGGCCGGGGGTGCACATCACGCTGACCTACGATCCTGGGGTGCGGCCGGCGGTGGTCGTGCTGCCGGTGCCCGGGGCCAACGGTGACTCGATCGCCGCGATCCTGCGGCGGGACCTCGACTACGGCGATCGGGTGAACGTGATCATCATCCCGGACTCGATGGCGGCGGCGATCCGGGGTGGACTTGATTCCACGGGCACGGCCAGCACGATGAACTACGGCGTGTTCAAGACCCTGGGGGCGCTCGCCGTGGTGCAGGCCCGGAACACCGAGCGCGGGCTGCACGTGGCCCTGCATGACGTGCTGCACAGGCAGGTGATCGACGTGAACGAGTTCGCACTGCCCCAGGACGTGGCGTCGAGAGGCTGGCGGCTGGCCGTGCACCGGGTGTCGGACGAGGTCGAGCGGTGGATCACCGGGGTGCGGGGCATCGCCGCCACCCGCATCGCGTACGTGCGGGACCACGCGATCCACGTGGTGGACAGCGACGGGGCTGACGACATCACCATACCCATGGTGGGCGAGGGTCTCTCGCCGGCCTGGAGCCCCGATGCGAGTTCGATTGCCTACGCCACCTTCGGGGAGAATTCGCGCATCGTGGTGTACGACCTGCGTACGGGGCAGTCGCGCGCATTCGGCGGCCGCCGCAACACCAACGTGAGCGCGCCAACGTTCAGTCCCGACGGCTCGGCGATCGTGTACGCCGTGGCCGGGGAGAACGGCGCGGATCTGTACAGTGCGCCGGTGGCGGGCGGGCCGGCGCAGCGCCTGACGGTGGGTGGAGGCACCGACAACAGCACGCCGAGCTTCAGCCCCGACGGCCACAGAATTGCCTTTACGTCGGGACGAGCTGGCCCGCCCGAGATTTATATTATGGATGCGGACGGGACGAACGTGAGTATGTTCACGGCATACGGGTTCAGCACGCAGAATTACCGATCGAACCCCGACTGGTCGCCGGACGGCCTGACCATCGCGTATCAGGCGTACGTGCCCGACGGCTCCGGGGTGTTTCAGATTTTCACGATGTCGCTGCGCGATCAGACGCCGCACCAGTTGACCAGCGATGCCCAGAACGAGGATCCGGCTTGGGCGCCCGATGCGCGGCACCTGGTGTTCAGTTCGACCCGCGGTGGCAACAAGCAGTTGTGGGTGATCGATGTGCAGTCGGGCCGGGTTCGGCAACTCACGCACGGAGCCTCGATGTCGCGGCTGGGTGCGTGGTCGCCGCGTCTGGCTCCGTAGGACGTGCCGAGTCGGTCGCGGCGCGCGCTGTAACGGTCCATACGTCGCCTTTCCTTCCTCGAGTCCAGGAGATCCGAACCATGCACGTTTCCCGAATCCTGCCTGCGGCCCTCGTCGTGCTGGTCGCCGTTTCGGCCTGCCACAAGAAGCCAGAGGTAGCTCCGACCCCTGTGCCGGCGCCGACGGACACCAGCGCGTTGCGAGCTCAGCACGTCCGCGATTCCCTGGCGGCGATCGACGCCGCCAATCGCGCCAAAGCGGCCGCCGACCAGGCGCGGGCCGACAGCGCGGCGCGGGCCGCAGCGGCTCAGCAGGCGCAGGGCGCGATGCGGGCCAGCCTCACCGCAGTCATCCACTTCGACTTCGACAAGTCCGACCTGCGCCCCGAGGACCAGGCGATTCTCGATGCCAAGGTGCCGGTCCTGATGGCCAATCCGAACGTGACCTTGCGGATCGCCGGCAACACCGACGAGCGCGGCTCCACGGAGTACAACCTGGCGTTGGGCCAGCGCCGTGCGGCCACGGCCAAGCGGTACCTCACGGACCACGGCGTTCCCGCTGCGCGCCTCGAGACGGTGAGCTATGGCGAGGAGCGTCCCCTGTGCACCGATCACGACGAATCGTGCTGGTCGCAGAATCGGCGGGACGAGTTCACGATCACGGGCGGCGGCGACGTCCCGCTCAAGTCGCCGGGCAACTGATGCGCGCGCGTCTGCTGCTCGCGCCGGTCGCGCTCCTGCTGACCAGCGGATGTCTCGCTTCCAAGGGAGACATCCGGCTGCTGCAGGACGACCTTACCTCGATGCAGGCGCAGCAGGCCCACCAGGCGACGTTGCAGGAACAGACCCGGGCCCGCGCGGATTCGCTGGCCCGGGTCCGGCTGGACTCGGCGATCGTGGCGCTGGGAGCGATTCACGACTCCCTCCGCGCGCTGAGCGAGCGCTTCACGAGCTATCAGGCCAACTCCAGCCAGGCAATGTACGAAGTGGGGCAGCAGCTGATCACGCTGCAGAATCGGGCGGGGATCAGCCAGCGCCAGATCCAGGACCTGGCGGCGCAGCTCGACACGCAGCACGCTCGGCTGAGCGGCGATTCGACGTCCGCCAAGGATACCAGCGCCGCGAACCAGGCGCCGGGGCCGGCGCAGCTGTTCGTGCTCGGCCGCAACCAATACAACAATGGGGCATTCAGCACGGCGCGCACGGCGTTCCAGGCGCTGCTCAAGCAGTATCCCAACTATTTCGGGGCGGCGACGACCGCCAACTACATCGCATTGACGTACGATGCGGAAGGGAACGGGGCCGCTGCCGACTCGGCGTACCAGTCGGTGGTCGCGCAGTATCCGCAGAGCGAGGAGGCGCCCACGGCGCTCTACAAGCACGCACTCTGGCTCCTCAAGAGCGGAAAACCCGATGACGCGCGTGCGGCGCTGCAGCGGGTGGTCAAGGACTATCCAGGCACCACGGCAGCCGGTCTCGCCGCGGATCGCCTGAAGTCGATGCCCGCGCCGTAGCGACGCCGATCCGCGAGAATTCGATGGCCGTCAAGAAGTCGGATGAGATGCCGTTCCTCGACCACCTCGAGGAACTGCGCTGGCGCCTGGTCTGGTCCATCGCCGCGCTCGGGGTGGGGCTCGTCATCGGGGCGTTCATCGTCATCCACTTCAACGCCATCCTGTTCCTCGAGAAGCCGATTCTTCCCTATCTCGGCGGGGCGAAGCTCAGGTACACGCACCCCGGAGACACGTTCTCCATCCTGATGGCGGCGTCGCTCGTCATCGGCGGCATCATCGCGCTGCCCGTGATCGCGTTCCAACTGTGGTCGTTTCTGGCCCCGGCGCTGTACAAGCACGAGAAGCGGATGGTCATCCCGGTCGTCGTCGCGGGCACATTGTTGTTCGCGTGCGGGGTGGCGCTGGCCTACTACCTGGTGCTGCCGCTGGCCCTGGCGTACCTGATGAACCTGGAGTCCGACGCGCTCCAGCCGATGATCCTGGCCACCGAGTACTTCGGCTTCGTAACCACGCTCTGCGTGGCGTTCGGCGTCGTGTTCGAGCTCCCGCTGGCGATTTCCGGCCTCACGTTCCTCGGCATCGTCAAGCCGCAGTTCCTGAGTAAGTACCGGCGGCACGCGGTCGTCGCCTGTTGGGCCCTCGCGGCGGTCATCACGCCGGGCGACTTCCTGGGCACGACGTTCGCCCTCGCCATCCCGTTGTACCTCCTGTTCGAGGTCAGCGTCGTGCTGTCCTACATCATCTTCCGCCGCCGCGAGCGGCGCCATGCGGCGTTGATGGCCGATGGGGACAGGGATGAGGGCGAGGCCAAGGCATGATGCGGTGGTGGTGGCTGGTCGCGCTGCTTGCCGTGCCAACGCTGGCCCGCGCGCAGGGCCGTCCGGTGCGCCGCCTTCCGGGGGACACCGCGCGCCGCCCCGCCATCAGGGACACCACGCGGCGTGACAGCGTGGGGACCGTGCAGTGGAGTCCCGCGGACTCCGTCATGCAGGCCCTGATGAGCCGGAAGGGCTACACGGTTACGCGGTACGAGGGCGGCGTGCTCAGCTTCGACGCGCTGACCCAGGGCATCGACCTCGCGGCGGCGTTGGCAAAGAAAGCCGCCGTCCAGCGCGGCGATCAGACCGTGATCACCGACTCGACCATCACGTACGACAGCCAGAGCCGCGGCGTGACCGTGACGAGCCGCGACACGGCGGGGGCCGGGTACGTGATCGTTCCCGGCGGCGGGCAGGCGCCGATCTCGGGGAAGACCACCGCCACGTACAACCTCAACGAACGGTCGGGGCGCATAAACGATGCCTCGCTCGCCGTGGACAACGGCGGCAACACCTGGTTCGTGAATCCGAAAGTCGTGAAGGTCGAGGGCGGGGACTCGACCAGGCACATCCCGTCCCGCATCTACGGCACGAGCGCGAGCCTGACCTCGTGCGACGATAGCATCGCCCCCGACTATCACTTCGAGGTTGGCGAGGTGAAACGCACCAAGAATCTGATGGTCGGCCGGCCCGCCGTGCTCTACATCGGCGAAGTGCCGGTGATGTGGCTGCCGTTCTTCTTCCAGGATATCCGCTCGGGCCGCCGCAGCGGCATGCTCACCCCGCGGTTCGGCGTGGCCGACATCGTCCGCAACAGCCCGAGTTATCGCCGCGACGTCGAGAACATCGGGTGGTACTGGGCGCTCAACGACTACATGGACGCGTCGACGTGGCTCGACTGGCGGAGCAGCGTCGGCGGGTCGGCCCTGGGCGATCCGGGATGGCTCCGCTTCAACGGCCAGTGGCGCTACCATTGGCGGAACCGATTCCTCACCGGGCAGCTCGCCGCCTCCTACACCGCGCAGCGCAATGGCCAGACGAATCTCGCCCTGAGTTGGGCCCACTCCCAGGAGTTCTCGCGCAACAGGTCGCTCACGCTGAACATGAATTACGTCACGAGCACCCAGCTGCAGCGTCAGAACACGTTCAATCCGTACGCCGCGCTGGCCACCATCTCGTCGTCGGTCAACTACCAGGACAAGCTCGGGCCCGTTCAGATCAGCGTCGGCGGCACGCGCAAGCAGTACCCCGGCCGCACCCAGGTGGACCAGACCTTCCCTACACTCAGTCTCAGCGCGACCCCGATCGAACTCGCTTCCTGGCTCACCTGGTCGCCGGGGTTCCACTACTCGGCGAGCCAGAGCCTGAACATCGACCAGGCCGGCCTGTTCAGCCAGCGCTACGGGACGTCGAGTACCGGAATCCTCGACTCGACCACCGTCAAGCGCAGCAGCTATCAGAGCCAGTTGAGCTTCGACACCCCGATCGAGATCTTCGGATTCAGCCTCAAGAACTCGTTCACGATCAACGACCAGCAGAACATCTTCCCGCAGGAATACCTCGTCTACCCCAACCCCAGCGACACCACCATCCACTACCGCCGCGTATTCGCCAGCACCTACCGTACGGACGTCGACTGGACCCCGAACTTCTCGCTCCCATCGATCGGCCAGAACGCGCTGGGCCTCTCGCCCAGCCTCGGGTTCTCGAACGTCGACCCCGGCGCGTTCTGGGTGCGCAGCCAATACACCGGCGGCCAGTTCGTGCACCAGGCCAAGCGGCCGACGTTCGGGCTCGGGATCTCGCCCACGATCTATGGCCTGCTGCCGGGCTTCGGCCCCTTCGCGCGGTTCCGGCACACGATCAGCCCCCAGATCAGCTTCACCTACGCCCCGCCCGCGTCCGTAAGCGACGCGTATCTCGCCGCCACCGGGCGCACCCGAGCGGGGTACCTCGGGTCGCTGGCGGAGAAGGCCGTGTCGCTCACCCTCAACCAGAACTTCGAGGCCAAGCTCAAGACTCCCGAAGACACCCTCAATCCGACCGCCGCAAGCCAGGCTCCGAAGATCAAGCTGCTGTCGCTCAACCTCTCGCCGATCACCTACGACTTCGAGCGGGCGGCCGCGACGCACCGGGCGATTTCGGGCATTTCGAGTTCGACCTTCTCCTACAGCGTCAGCTCGGACCTCGTGCCGGGGCTCTCGCTCAACGTCGGCTATTCGCTCTTCCAGGGCAGTCCCCTCAGCGACTCGGCGGTGTTCAAGCCGTTCCAGAACTCGGTTGCGGCCAGCTTCACCGTGAGCCAGGAGCACAATCCGTTCGGGTTCATCCTTGGCATGCTCGGCCTGGCGCACGATTCGGCGGCCAAGCCGCCCGCACCCCTGCCGGGCGGCCAGACGAGCGCGGACCAGCAGTTCGCCCGGCAGGTGGCCTCGCAGCCCGTGGCCGGTCAGGAGGCGCGCAGCACGCTCTACCTGGCGCCGGTGTCTCGGTCGTGGTCGGCATCGTTCAACTTCAGCTCGGCGCGTCAGCGGCCGCCGGTGGGCGGGACGGTGATCAATGCCGATCCCACAGTCTACTGCGCGCCGTTCAACGACCGCAGCAGCCCGTCGTACAACCCGCCGGCGTACGACCTGTGCGTGCAGCAGCAGAGCACAGCGCCCACGCTCGATGCGCCCATCCCCAACACCGCGGCGGGCGGTCCGGTGTATCTGAATCCGCCCACGTCGTCGGTGGGGAGCAGCATCCAGTTCCCGCTCACCGACAAGTGGTCGGCGGCATGGCGCACAACCTACAACCTGGTCCAGCATCAGTTCGCCAGCCAGGACATCCAGCTCGTGCGCGAGCTGCACGACTGGCGGGCAACGTTCTCGTTCACGCAGTCGCCGAACGGGAACTTCGCCTTCTCGTTCCAGATCGCGCTCACGGCGGAGCCCGACCTCAAATTCAACTACAACCGTGGCACGTATCGGTCGACGGGGACGCCGTAACTCCCAACCCGGCCCTTGAATTGTCTGCCGCGGCCGGAGATGTTCCGCCCATGACGACCCCCGTGGTGCTGGACGGCAACTCGCTCGCCATCGGCGACGTGGAGGCGGTGGCGACCGGCCGCGCCCCGGTCTCGTTGGCGGCGGCCGCCCGCGCCCGCGTGGCGCGCACGCGCGACATCGTGGCCGATCTGGTGCGGAGTGGCGCCGTGGCCTATGGAGTGACCACGGGGTTCGGCAAGCTCTCCGACATCGCCATCCCGCTCGACCGGCTGGCCGAGCTGCAGGTGAATCTTGTGCGCAGCCACGCGGCCGGCGTCGGCGCGCTCCTCCCGGAGCGCGAGGTGCGGGCGATGATGCTCCTGCGGGCCAACGTCATTGCCAAGGGCCATTCGGGGGCCCGCGCCGATCTGGTCGATCTGTTGCTGGCCATGCTGAACGCCGGCCTCTACCCTCCCGTGCCCGAGCAGGGGAGCGTGGGGGCGAGCGGTGACCTGGCCCCCCTCGCGCATCTGGCCCTGTCGCTCATCGGGGAGGGCGAGCTCTTTCGCGGCGCCGCGCGCGGCCCGGCCGCCGAAATGCTCCGGGCCGCGGGCCTGGCGCCCGTGGTGCTCGGGCCCAAGGAGGGGCTCACGCTGATCAATGGCACGCAGGCGCACACCGCGATCGCCGCGCTGGCGCTGGTGGATGCGCGTCAGTTGTGGGACGCCGCGCACTGCGCCGGTGCGATGTCGCTGGAGGCCCTGCTGGGCACGCCGGTGGCGTTCGACGCACGGATCCAGGCGGTGCGCGGGCAGCGCGGGCAGGCGACGTCGGCCGCCCTGCTGCGCGACCTGCTCGACCAGAGCGAGATCCGGGAGTCCCACCGCACCGGCGATCCGCGCGTCCAGGACGCGTACGCCCTGCGCTGCATGCCGCAGGTGCACGGTCCCGTGCTCGACGCGATGGAGTTTGCGGGGGATCTGGTGGCCCGCGAGTTGAACGCCGCCACCGACAACCCGCTGGTGTTCGACGACGGCACGCTGCTCAGCGGCGGCAACTTCCACGGCCAGGCGGTGGCGATGGCGCTCGACGTACTGGCCATCGCCCTCACCAACCTGGCCACGATCTCGGAGCGGCGCACCGACCGGCTGGTGCACCCCGATTTCAATCAGGGACTGCCGCCCTTCCTGTCGCGCGACGCCGGCGTCCATTCTGGTTTCATGATGGCGCAGGTCACCGCTGCGTCGCTGGCCAGCGAGTGCAAGGTGCTGGCCCATCCGGCGAGCGTGGACACGATTCCCACCGACGGCAACAAGGAGGACGTGGTGCCGATGGCGATGGCGGCAGCCTGGAAGCTGCGCCGCATCGTGCACAACGTGCGCCACGTGCTGGCGATCGAACTGATGTGCGCCGCCCAGGGGCTGGACTATCGCGCCCCCCTCAAGCCGGGGCGCGGAGCGGCCCGCGCGCACGCGGCGGTCCGGGCCCTCGTGCCGACGCTCGAGGGCGACCGCGTGCTGGCCGGCGACATCGCCCGACTGGCCGCGGCGATCGCCGACGGTCATTTCCCCGCCACCGTGAGTTGGTCATGAGCACGAGCACGCAGCATTCGCCGGTGCACACCGGCGCCCGCCCGGTGCGGGCGCCGCGGGGATCCAGCATCTCGTGCAAGGGGTGGCAACAGGAAGCCGCCCTGCGCATGCTGATGAACAACCTCGACCCCGACGTGGCCGAGCGTCCCGACGACCTCGTGGTGTACGGCGGCACCGGGCGCGCGGCGCGCAGTTGGGAGGCGTTCGACGCCATCGTCGATGCCCTCCGCACGCTCGATCATGATGAAACACTTATCGTGCAGAGCGGCAAGCCGGTGGCGGTGTTCCGCACCCATCGGGGGGCTCCGCGGGTGCTCATCGCGAACGCCAACCTCGTGGGCCGGTGGGCGACGTGGGACCACTTCCGCGAACTCGAGCGTGCCGGTCTCATGATGTACGGGCAGATGACGGCCGGCTCGTGGATCTACATCGGTTCGCAGGGCATTCTCCAGGGCACCTACGAGACGTTCGGCGCCATGGCCCGCCGCCACTTCGGCGGGAGCCTCGCCGGCCGGTTCGTCCTCACCGCCGGCCTCGGCGGAATGGGCGGCGCCCAGCCCCTCGCCGCGACGATGCACGGCGCCGCCTTCCTCGGCGTCGAGGTGGACGAAGCCCGCATCGACAAGCGCATCGCCACCGGATACTGCGACTGCAAGGCCCACACGCTCGACCGCGCGCTGGAACTGATCGACGAGGCGAAGGCCGCCGGACGCGCCCTCTCGGTGGGGCTCGTGGGCAACGCTGCCGAGATCCTTCCTGAGATCGTGAAGCGCGGCGTCGTGCCGGACGCCGTCACCGACCAGACGAGCGCCCACGATACGCTCAACGGCTACGTACCGGCCGGCCACACGCTCGGCCAGGCATCCGACCTGCGGGGCCGTGACCCGGCGCGCTACGTGGCCCTCGCCGAGGCGTCGATCGCCGCCCAT encodes:
- a CDS encoding MotA/TolQ/ExbB proton channel family protein; its protein translation is MILGILQIGGAIPNGAIDLITSAALSTKIVLAVLAVLSLLSWAVMFGAWRQLNKAERAGLQFQHAFEHAPRLDEAGALVKRSKPGALPRLFLRAMHFVSEARVRNQQVYEMTSDGGTPTGAVTYTLSATQIETLRLLLDAEASEERDRLGRYLPVLATIGSASPLIGLFGTVLGVIQAFLGIASKGSGNLGAVAPGVAEALIATAAALAVAIPATFGYNIFAHKLNRFDGMMENFGTAVIALLAREGHI
- a CDS encoding biopolymer transporter ExbD, whose amino-acid sequence is MARRRHRRLELNADINVVSLIDVMLLLLVIFMITAPMMQGGLDISLPKAEARPITSKSGMTITVTRDGTIAVDDGTPMTYAEFRAAFQTLAKDRAAQGVYVRADQRVDYGLVVQVLAVVKAAGVQDVGLVAEQEQVP
- a CDS encoding TonB C-terminal domain-containing protein, which codes for MSSRTAGPTLTLPIGASVLLHAAVIAALVLLRPPPAPVMPPVYRVNLIAAPAGPRAIGTVQEKPAVEQPKPVIPPKAKPTPKPAKVVTRKAAKPAPATKAATPAPSEVKTKPANAKTPAAGGGPEGGKGADVATVHTPGIDFPFQGYLDNIVRQIALRFDAGGAGALTAEVAFLIHRDGTVSDFRFQKRSGSYAFDLSAQGAIDAAGGARAFGALPSGYPNDVLPVIFTFDPRIIH
- the pal gene encoding peptidoglycan-associated lipoprotein Pal, encoding MHVSRILPAALVVLVAVSACHKKPEVAPTPVPAPTDTSALRAQHVRDSLAAIDAANRAKAAADQARADSAARAAAAQQAQGAMRASLTAVIHFDFDKSDLRPEDQAILDAKVPVLMANPNVTLRIAGNTDERGSTEYNLALGQRRAATAKRYLTDHGVPAARLETVSYGEERPLCTDHDESCWSQNRRDEFTITGGGDVPLKSPGN
- a CDS encoding tetratricopeptide repeat protein, which translates into the protein MRARLLLAPVALLLTSGCLASKGDIRLLQDDLTSMQAQQAHQATLQEQTRARADSLARVRLDSAIVALGAIHDSLRALSERFTSYQANSSQAMYEVGQQLITLQNRAGISQRQIQDLAAQLDTQHARLSGDSTSAKDTSAANQAPGPAQLFVLGRNQYNNGAFSTARTAFQALLKQYPNYFGAATTANYIALTYDAEGNGAAADSAYQSVVAQYPQSEEAPTALYKHALWLLKSGKPDDARAALQRVVKDYPGTTAAGLAADRLKSMPAP
- the tatC gene encoding twin-arginine translocase subunit TatC; the protein is MAVKKSDEMPFLDHLEELRWRLVWSIAALGVGLVIGAFIVIHFNAILFLEKPILPYLGGAKLRYTHPGDTFSILMAASLVIGGIIALPVIAFQLWSFLAPALYKHEKRMVIPVVVAGTLLFACGVALAYYLVLPLALAYLMNLESDALQPMILATEYFGFVTTLCVAFGVVFELPLAISGLTFLGIVKPQFLSKYRRHAVVACWALAAVITPGDFLGTTFALAIPLYLLFEVSVVLSYIIFRRRERRHAALMADGDRDEGEAKA
- a CDS encoding putative LPS assembly protein LptD, producing MMRWWWLVALLAVPTLARAQGRPVRRLPGDTARRPAIRDTTRRDSVGTVQWSPADSVMQALMSRKGYTVTRYEGGVLSFDALTQGIDLAAALAKKAAVQRGDQTVITDSTITYDSQSRGVTVTSRDTAGAGYVIVPGGGQAPISGKTTATYNLNERSGRINDASLAVDNGGNTWFVNPKVVKVEGGDSTRHIPSRIYGTSASLTSCDDSIAPDYHFEVGEVKRTKNLMVGRPAVLYIGEVPVMWLPFFFQDIRSGRRSGMLTPRFGVADIVRNSPSYRRDVENIGWYWALNDYMDASTWLDWRSSVGGSALGDPGWLRFNGQWRYHWRNRFLTGQLAASYTAQRNGQTNLALSWAHSQEFSRNRSLTLNMNYVTSTQLQRQNTFNPYAALATISSSVNYQDKLGPVQISVGGTRKQYPGRTQVDQTFPTLSLSATPIELASWLTWSPGFHYSASQSLNIDQAGLFSQRYGTSSTGILDSTTVKRSSYQSQLSFDTPIEIFGFSLKNSFTINDQQNIFPQEYLVYPNPSDTTIHYRRVFASTYRTDVDWTPNFSLPSIGQNALGLSPSLGFSNVDPGAFWVRSQYTGGQFVHQAKRPTFGLGISPTIYGLLPGFGPFARFRHTISPQISFTYAPPASVSDAYLAATGRTRAGYLGSLAEKAVSLTLNQNFEAKLKTPEDTLNPTAASQAPKIKLLSLNLSPITYDFERAAATHRAISGISSSTFSYSVSSDLVPGLSLNVGYSLFQGSPLSDSAVFKPFQNSVAASFTVSQEHNPFGFILGMLGLAHDSAAKPPAPLPGGQTSADQQFARQVASQPVAGQEARSTLYLAPVSRSWSASFNFSSARQRPPVGGTVINADPTVYCAPFNDRSSPSYNPPAYDLCVQQQSTAPTLDAPIPNTAAGGPVYLNPPTSSVGSSIQFPLTDKWSAAWRTTYNLVQHQFASQDIQLVRELHDWRATFSFTQSPNGNFAFSFQIALTAEPDLKFNYNRGTYRSTGTP
- the hutH gene encoding histidine ammonia-lyase, whose product is MTTPVVLDGNSLAIGDVEAVATGRAPVSLAAAARARVARTRDIVADLVRSGAVAYGVTTGFGKLSDIAIPLDRLAELQVNLVRSHAAGVGALLPEREVRAMMLLRANVIAKGHSGARADLVDLLLAMLNAGLYPPVPEQGSVGASGDLAPLAHLALSLIGEGELFRGAARGPAAEMLRAAGLAPVVLGPKEGLTLINGTQAHTAIAALALVDARQLWDAAHCAGAMSLEALLGTPVAFDARIQAVRGQRGQATSAALLRDLLDQSEIRESHRTGDPRVQDAYALRCMPQVHGPVLDAMEFAGDLVARELNAATDNPLVFDDGTLLSGGNFHGQAVAMALDVLAIALTNLATISERRTDRLVHPDFNQGLPPFLSRDAGVHSGFMMAQVTAASLASECKVLAHPASVDTIPTDGNKEDVVPMAMAAAWKLRRIVHNVRHVLAIELMCAAQGLDYRAPLKPGRGAARAHAAVRALVPTLEGDRVLAGDIARLAAAIADGHFPATVSWS
- the hutU gene encoding urocanate hydratase encodes the protein MSTSTQHSPVHTGARPVRAPRGSSISCKGWQQEAALRMLMNNLDPDVAERPDDLVVYGGTGRAARSWEAFDAIVDALRTLDHDETLIVQSGKPVAVFRTHRGAPRVLIANANLVGRWATWDHFRELERAGLMMYGQMTAGSWIYIGSQGILQGTYETFGAMARRHFGGSLAGRFVLTAGLGGMGGAQPLAATMHGAAFLGVEVDEARIDKRIATGYCDCKAHTLDRALELIDEAKAAGRALSVGLVGNAAEILPEIVKRGVVPDAVTDQTSAHDTLNGYVPAGHTLGQASDLRGRDPARYVALAEASIAAHVRAILSLQQRGAVAFDYGNNIRTVAFDHGVANAFDIPGFIPEYVRPLFCEGKGPFRWVALSGDPADIRRTDALILELFPHDEQLRRWITLAGERVHFQGLPARICWLGQGERARFGVAINDLVASGEISAPIVIGRDHLDTGSVASPFRETEKMKDGSDAVADWPILNAMLNVASGASWVSFHHGGGVGIGNSLHAGQVIVADGTPEMRLRLERVLTNDPGIGVARHADAGYEEAVVTARREGIKLPMLDR